A single region of the Phyllostomus discolor isolate MPI-MPIP mPhyDis1 chromosome 14, mPhyDis1.pri.v3, whole genome shotgun sequence genome encodes:
- the SELENBP1 gene encoding methanethiol oxidase isoform X2 produces the protein MATKCGKCGPGYSTPLEAMKGPREEIVYLPCIYRNTGIEAPDYLATVDVDPKSPQYCQVIHRLPMPNLKDELHHSGWNTCSSCYGDSTKSRTKLVLPCLISSRIYVVDVGAEPRAPKLHKVIEPKDIHAKCDLGYLHTSHCLPSGEVMISTLGDLNGNGKGGFVLLDGETFDVKGTWERPGGAAPLGYDFWYQPRHNVMVSSAWAAPKVLREGFNPADVEAGLYGSHLYVWDWQHHEIVQTLELQDGLIPLEVRFLHNPAAAQGFVGCALSSTIQRFFKNEGGTWSVEKVIQVPPKKVKGWMLPEMPGLITDILLSLDDRFLYFSNWLHGDLRQYDISDPQRPRLTGQLFLGGSIVKGGPVQVLEDQELKSQPEPLVVKGKRVPGGPQMIQLSLDGKRLYVTTSLYSAWDKQFYPDLIREGSVMLQIDVDTEKGGLKLNPTFLVDFGKEPLGPALAHELRYPGGDCSSDIWL, from the exons ATGG CTACCAAATGTGGAAAGTGTGGACCCGGGTACTCTACCCCTCTAGAGGCCATGAAAG ggcccagggaggagaTTGTTTACCTGCCCTGTATTTACCGAAACACGGGCATTGAGGCCCCAGACTACCTAGCCACAGTGGATGTTGACCCCAAGTCTCCTCAGTACTGCCAG GTCATCCACCGACTGCCCATGCCCAACCTGAAGGACGAGCTGCACCACTCGGGGTGGAACACGTGCAGCAGCTGCTACGGGGACAGCACCAAGTCCCGCACCAAGCTGGTGCTGCCCTGTCTCATCTCTTCCCGCATCTATGTGGTGGATGTGGGCGCCGAGCCCCGCGCCCCGAAGCTGCACAAG GTCATTGAGCCCAAGGACATCCATGCCAAGTGTGACCTGGGCTACCTCcacaccagccactgcctgcccAGCGGGGAGGTGATGATCAGCACCCTGGGAGACCTCAACGGCAATGGCAAAG GGGGTTTTGTGCTGCTGGATGGAGAGACCTTTGATGTGAAGGGGACGTGGGAGCGACCGGGGGGTGCTGCGCCTTTGGGCTACGACTTCTGGTACCAGCCTCGACACAACGTCATGGTCAGCTCCGCATGGGCAGCTCCCAAAGTCTTACGAGAAGGCTTCAACCCTGCCGATGTAGAGGCTG GACTGTATGGAAGCCACTTATACGTGTGGGACTGGCAGCACCATGAGATCGTGCAGACCCTGGAGTTACAGGACGGGCTCATCCCCCTGGAAGTCCGCTTCCTGCACAacccagctgctgcccagggcttCGTGGGCTGTGCCCTCAGCTCCACCATCCAGCGCTTCTTCAAGAATGAG GGAGGCACTTGGTCAGTGGAGAAGGTTATCCAGGTGCCCCCCaagaaagtgaagggctggatgCTGCCTGAAATGCCAG gcctgatCACTGACATCCTGCTGTCCCTGGATGACCGCTTCCTCTACTTCAGCAACTGGCTGCACGGGGACCTGCGGCAGTATGACATCTCTGACCCTCAGAGGCCTCGGCTCACGGGACAG CTCTTCCTGGGGGGCAGCATTGTGAAGGGAGGCCCTGTGCAAGTGCTGGAGGACCAGGAGCTGAAATCGCAGCCAGAGCCCCTGGTGGTCAAG GGGAAACGGGTGCCTGGAGGCCCTCAGATGATCCAGCTTAGCCTAGATGGCAAGCGTCTCTATGTCACTACGTCGCTGTACAGTGCCTGGGACAAGCAGTTTTACCCTGATCTCATCAG GGAAGGCTCTGTGATGCTGCAGATTGATGTAGACACAGAAAAGGGAGGGCTGAAGCTGAACCCCACCTTCCTGGTGGACTTTGGGAAGGagcctctgggccctgccctggcccatgAGCTCCGCTACCCTGGGGGCGACTGCAGCTCTGACATCTGGCTCTGA
- the SELENBP1 gene encoding methanethiol oxidase isoform X1 produces the protein MALSQLFWSQAWHRRNATKCGKCGPGYSTPLEAMKGPREEIVYLPCIYRNTGIEAPDYLATVDVDPKSPQYCQVIHRLPMPNLKDELHHSGWNTCSSCYGDSTKSRTKLVLPCLISSRIYVVDVGAEPRAPKLHKVIEPKDIHAKCDLGYLHTSHCLPSGEVMISTLGDLNGNGKGGFVLLDGETFDVKGTWERPGGAAPLGYDFWYQPRHNVMVSSAWAAPKVLREGFNPADVEAGLYGSHLYVWDWQHHEIVQTLELQDGLIPLEVRFLHNPAAAQGFVGCALSSTIQRFFKNEGGTWSVEKVIQVPPKKVKGWMLPEMPGLITDILLSLDDRFLYFSNWLHGDLRQYDISDPQRPRLTGQLFLGGSIVKGGPVQVLEDQELKSQPEPLVVKGKRVPGGPQMIQLSLDGKRLYVTTSLYSAWDKQFYPDLIREGSVMLQIDVDTEKGGLKLNPTFLVDFGKEPLGPALAHELRYPGGDCSSDIWL, from the exons CTACCAAATGTGGAAAGTGTGGACCCGGGTACTCTACCCCTCTAGAGGCCATGAAAG ggcccagggaggagaTTGTTTACCTGCCCTGTATTTACCGAAACACGGGCATTGAGGCCCCAGACTACCTAGCCACAGTGGATGTTGACCCCAAGTCTCCTCAGTACTGCCAG GTCATCCACCGACTGCCCATGCCCAACCTGAAGGACGAGCTGCACCACTCGGGGTGGAACACGTGCAGCAGCTGCTACGGGGACAGCACCAAGTCCCGCACCAAGCTGGTGCTGCCCTGTCTCATCTCTTCCCGCATCTATGTGGTGGATGTGGGCGCCGAGCCCCGCGCCCCGAAGCTGCACAAG GTCATTGAGCCCAAGGACATCCATGCCAAGTGTGACCTGGGCTACCTCcacaccagccactgcctgcccAGCGGGGAGGTGATGATCAGCACCCTGGGAGACCTCAACGGCAATGGCAAAG GGGGTTTTGTGCTGCTGGATGGAGAGACCTTTGATGTGAAGGGGACGTGGGAGCGACCGGGGGGTGCTGCGCCTTTGGGCTACGACTTCTGGTACCAGCCTCGACACAACGTCATGGTCAGCTCCGCATGGGCAGCTCCCAAAGTCTTACGAGAAGGCTTCAACCCTGCCGATGTAGAGGCTG GACTGTATGGAAGCCACTTATACGTGTGGGACTGGCAGCACCATGAGATCGTGCAGACCCTGGAGTTACAGGACGGGCTCATCCCCCTGGAAGTCCGCTTCCTGCACAacccagctgctgcccagggcttCGTGGGCTGTGCCCTCAGCTCCACCATCCAGCGCTTCTTCAAGAATGAG GGAGGCACTTGGTCAGTGGAGAAGGTTATCCAGGTGCCCCCCaagaaagtgaagggctggatgCTGCCTGAAATGCCAG gcctgatCACTGACATCCTGCTGTCCCTGGATGACCGCTTCCTCTACTTCAGCAACTGGCTGCACGGGGACCTGCGGCAGTATGACATCTCTGACCCTCAGAGGCCTCGGCTCACGGGACAG CTCTTCCTGGGGGGCAGCATTGTGAAGGGAGGCCCTGTGCAAGTGCTGGAGGACCAGGAGCTGAAATCGCAGCCAGAGCCCCTGGTGGTCAAG GGGAAACGGGTGCCTGGAGGCCCTCAGATGATCCAGCTTAGCCTAGATGGCAAGCGTCTCTATGTCACTACGTCGCTGTACAGTGCCTGGGACAAGCAGTTTTACCCTGATCTCATCAG GGAAGGCTCTGTGATGCTGCAGATTGATGTAGACACAGAAAAGGGAGGGCTGAAGCTGAACCCCACCTTCCTGGTGGACTTTGGGAAGGagcctctgggccctgccctggcccatgAGCTCCGCTACCCTGGGGGCGACTGCAGCTCTGACATCTGGCTCTGA
- the SELENBP1 gene encoding methanethiol oxidase isoform X3, with the protein MKGPREEIVYLPCIYRNTGIEAPDYLATVDVDPKSPQYCQVIHRLPMPNLKDELHHSGWNTCSSCYGDSTKSRTKLVLPCLISSRIYVVDVGAEPRAPKLHKVIEPKDIHAKCDLGYLHTSHCLPSGEVMISTLGDLNGNGKGGFVLLDGETFDVKGTWERPGGAAPLGYDFWYQPRHNVMVSSAWAAPKVLREGFNPADVEAGLYGSHLYVWDWQHHEIVQTLELQDGLIPLEVRFLHNPAAAQGFVGCALSSTIQRFFKNEGGTWSVEKVIQVPPKKVKGWMLPEMPGLITDILLSLDDRFLYFSNWLHGDLRQYDISDPQRPRLTGQLFLGGSIVKGGPVQVLEDQELKSQPEPLVVKGKRVPGGPQMIQLSLDGKRLYVTTSLYSAWDKQFYPDLIREGSVMLQIDVDTEKGGLKLNPTFLVDFGKEPLGPALAHELRYPGGDCSSDIWL; encoded by the exons ATGAAAG ggcccagggaggagaTTGTTTACCTGCCCTGTATTTACCGAAACACGGGCATTGAGGCCCCAGACTACCTAGCCACAGTGGATGTTGACCCCAAGTCTCCTCAGTACTGCCAG GTCATCCACCGACTGCCCATGCCCAACCTGAAGGACGAGCTGCACCACTCGGGGTGGAACACGTGCAGCAGCTGCTACGGGGACAGCACCAAGTCCCGCACCAAGCTGGTGCTGCCCTGTCTCATCTCTTCCCGCATCTATGTGGTGGATGTGGGCGCCGAGCCCCGCGCCCCGAAGCTGCACAAG GTCATTGAGCCCAAGGACATCCATGCCAAGTGTGACCTGGGCTACCTCcacaccagccactgcctgcccAGCGGGGAGGTGATGATCAGCACCCTGGGAGACCTCAACGGCAATGGCAAAG GGGGTTTTGTGCTGCTGGATGGAGAGACCTTTGATGTGAAGGGGACGTGGGAGCGACCGGGGGGTGCTGCGCCTTTGGGCTACGACTTCTGGTACCAGCCTCGACACAACGTCATGGTCAGCTCCGCATGGGCAGCTCCCAAAGTCTTACGAGAAGGCTTCAACCCTGCCGATGTAGAGGCTG GACTGTATGGAAGCCACTTATACGTGTGGGACTGGCAGCACCATGAGATCGTGCAGACCCTGGAGTTACAGGACGGGCTCATCCCCCTGGAAGTCCGCTTCCTGCACAacccagctgctgcccagggcttCGTGGGCTGTGCCCTCAGCTCCACCATCCAGCGCTTCTTCAAGAATGAG GGAGGCACTTGGTCAGTGGAGAAGGTTATCCAGGTGCCCCCCaagaaagtgaagggctggatgCTGCCTGAAATGCCAG gcctgatCACTGACATCCTGCTGTCCCTGGATGACCGCTTCCTCTACTTCAGCAACTGGCTGCACGGGGACCTGCGGCAGTATGACATCTCTGACCCTCAGAGGCCTCGGCTCACGGGACAG CTCTTCCTGGGGGGCAGCATTGTGAAGGGAGGCCCTGTGCAAGTGCTGGAGGACCAGGAGCTGAAATCGCAGCCAGAGCCCCTGGTGGTCAAG GGGAAACGGGTGCCTGGAGGCCCTCAGATGATCCAGCTTAGCCTAGATGGCAAGCGTCTCTATGTCACTACGTCGCTGTACAGTGCCTGGGACAAGCAGTTTTACCCTGATCTCATCAG GGAAGGCTCTGTGATGCTGCAGATTGATGTAGACACAGAAAAGGGAGGGCTGAAGCTGAACCCCACCTTCCTGGTGGACTTTGGGAAGGagcctctgggccctgccctggcccatgAGCTCCGCTACCCTGGGGGCGACTGCAGCTCTGACATCTGGCTCTGA